The following are encoded together in the Proteiniphilum saccharofermentans genome:
- a CDS encoding copper resistance protein NlpE N-terminal domain-containing protein gives MKKSIVLLCIVVAALSACNTGKRSSNAQTNETEVADPAHNSRNSLDWAGVYKGTLPCADCEGIQEEIRLNDDLTYEMVSTYLGKGENRFPDNGRFEWDEAGSRIKLTSTTSTNDTDRWFKVGENQLIALDIEGNPIESSLPAEIYIFRKIDMDNVITEKYWKLVELNGKEISPSETGGREAHFILKNEDNRIIGNTGCNNMNGSYSFSAEDNGIHFTPLATTRMACIGIDYEHEYLQVFELSDNYVVQNDTLTLSKGETPLARFVAVYLQ, from the coding sequence ATGAAGAAAAGTATCGTTTTATTATGTATCGTAGTGGCTGCGCTCAGTGCGTGCAATACAGGTAAACGGAGCAGTAATGCCCAGACAAATGAAACAGAAGTTGCCGACCCGGCCCATAACAGCCGCAATTCACTGGATTGGGCGGGAGTATACAAGGGAACACTACCTTGTGCTGACTGTGAAGGAATACAGGAAGAGATCCGCCTGAACGATGACCTGACCTATGAAATGGTTTCGACCTATCTGGGAAAGGGTGAAAACCGGTTTCCAGATAACGGCCGGTTCGAATGGGATGAAGCGGGAAGCAGGATCAAACTGACCAGCACCACCTCTACCAACGATACGGACAGATGGTTTAAGGTGGGCGAAAACCAACTGATAGCACTCGATATCGAAGGGAATCCGATTGAAAGCAGCTTACCAGCGGAAATCTATATTTTCAGGAAGATAGATATGGACAATGTCATCACCGAAAAATACTGGAAACTGGTAGAACTGAACGGAAAAGAGATCTCTCCTTCCGAAACCGGTGGCAGGGAAGCCCATTTTATCCTGAAAAATGAAGATAACCGGATAATAGGTAATACGGGGTGCAACAACATGAATGGAAGTTACTCTTTTTCCGCAGAAGACAACGGTATCCATTTCACGCCTCTGGCAACCACCAGGATGGCCTGCATCGGGATCGATTACGAGCATGAATACCTTCAGGTATTTGAATTGAGTGATAACTATGTTGTTCAGAATGATACGCTCACACTGAGTAAGGGAGAAACGCCGCTGGCCAGATTTGTGGCAGTCTATTTACAATGA
- a CDS encoding YfhO family protein, with protein MKNSFDFKKILPDLIVIAGFILVSFIYFASPVTEGRVIAQSDSLAAIGQGQEQRDYMERHDGKRTRWNLSMFSGMPSYQMSPTYDSSKPQDAVKKAYSLFLPNYVGLAFIMLLGFYILMRALKASPLLSALGAVIWAFSSYFFILIAAGHIWKFVTLAYIPPTIAGMIYIYRKKYLLGGLVFMLFVAFQVSSNHPQMTYYFLFVMLFIAIAFFIEAIQKKELPGFVRSTAVLLAAGIIGVAANASNLYHTYEYSKETMRGKSELAHHGEENKTGNGLERDYITAWSYGIGETWTLLVPNTKGGTSAARIAENERAMSKARPEYQQLYQQIGQYWGEQPFTAGPVYVGAFVLALFVLGLFIVKGPLKWALLAGTLFSILLSWGKNFMGLTDFFIDWIPMYNKFRAVSSILVVAEFCIPLLAVLAVKELIQKPEILKNNVKQLYISLGVTGGMALLFAVAPKLFFSSFISGQETQALQSLPPEHIQAVIANLTDMRVAIFTADAWRSFFIVAIGGVLVWLFINKKLKAEWTVAAILLLCLVDMWGVNKRYLNDSDFVPESNQQQLFAPSPADQYILQDTTKYYRVLNMATSTFDDGITPYHHKVIGGYHAAKLRRYQDLIDIHLRSEMMALQQGIIQAQGEMDSLNADRFKVLNMLNAKWIIMPAQDGATIPLENPYAMGNAWFVDDIRFVENADEEIDALGAIDLRKEAVADKKYESILAGFRPTPADSASTIQLTDYDSDFVTYAVDAKKDELALFSEIYYPKGWQITIDGQPAEMLRANYTLRALHIPAGQHTVEFHFDPQSIKVTDSIAYAALIIMLLTVLFLVYNAVRRNDRP; from the coding sequence ATGAAAAATTCTTTCGATTTCAAAAAAATACTACCCGACCTGATCGTGATCGCAGGATTCATCCTGGTCTCATTTATCTATTTCGCTTCGCCAGTGACAGAGGGACGTGTAATCGCACAAAGCGACTCCTTGGCTGCCATCGGACAGGGACAGGAGCAGCGCGATTATATGGAACGCCACGATGGAAAACGTACAAGATGGAATCTCTCCATGTTCAGCGGAATGCCTTCCTATCAGATGAGTCCCACCTACGACTCTTCCAAACCACAGGATGCTGTTAAAAAGGCCTATTCGCTCTTTCTGCCGAATTATGTCGGTCTGGCATTCATTATGCTGCTCGGGTTTTATATCCTGATGCGTGCATTGAAGGCCTCCCCTCTATTGAGTGCACTGGGAGCTGTTATCTGGGCTTTCTCATCCTATTTCTTCATCCTTATCGCAGCAGGACATATCTGGAAATTTGTCACGCTTGCCTATATTCCACCCACTATAGCCGGGATGATCTATATCTACCGAAAGAAATACCTCTTGGGCGGACTGGTCTTCATGCTCTTCGTTGCTTTCCAGGTATCGTCCAACCACCCGCAGATGACCTACTACTTTTTGTTCGTCATGCTTTTTATAGCGATTGCTTTTTTTATAGAAGCCATTCAAAAAAAAGAGTTACCCGGTTTCGTGAGATCGACAGCGGTGCTGCTTGCAGCGGGGATCATCGGTGTGGCGGCCAACGCGAGTAACCTTTACCACACTTACGAATATTCGAAAGAGACCATGCGGGGTAAATCAGAATTAGCCCATCATGGAGAAGAGAATAAAACCGGAAATGGGCTGGAACGTGATTATATCACCGCCTGGAGCTATGGTATAGGTGAAACATGGACATTGCTGGTACCTAATACCAAAGGTGGAACTTCCGCCGCTAGAATTGCTGAGAATGAAAGGGCAATGAGTAAAGCACGCCCGGAATATCAACAACTCTATCAACAGATCGGACAGTACTGGGGGGAGCAACCTTTTACAGCAGGACCGGTCTATGTAGGTGCCTTTGTGTTGGCTCTCTTCGTATTGGGGCTTTTTATTGTGAAAGGGCCATTGAAATGGGCCTTATTGGCCGGTACCCTCTTCTCTATCCTGCTCTCCTGGGGAAAGAATTTCATGGGGTTGACTGATTTTTTTATCGATTGGATCCCGATGTACAATAAATTCCGGGCAGTCTCCTCTATCCTGGTGGTAGCCGAATTCTGTATCCCGCTCCTGGCCGTACTGGCAGTGAAGGAACTGATTCAAAAGCCGGAAATACTGAAAAACAATGTAAAACAACTCTATATCAGCCTTGGGGTAACCGGTGGAATGGCATTATTATTTGCCGTCGCACCAAAACTCTTCTTCTCTTCCTTTATCTCCGGACAGGAAACGCAGGCATTACAATCACTGCCACCCGAGCATATTCAAGCGGTGATCGCCAATCTGACCGATATGCGTGTTGCCATCTTTACGGCAGATGCCTGGCGCAGCTTTTTTATTGTTGCCATCGGAGGAGTTCTTGTTTGGCTGTTCATCAATAAAAAGTTAAAAGCAGAATGGACGGTAGCAGCCATTTTACTGCTTTGTTTAGTGGATATGTGGGGGGTGAACAAACGTTACCTGAACGATAGTGATTTCGTACCGGAAAGTAACCAGCAACAACTATTTGCCCCATCACCTGCCGACCAGTATATATTACAGGATACCACCAAATATTATCGTGTGTTGAATATGGCAACCAGTACCTTTGACGACGGTATTACACCCTACCACCATAAAGTGATCGGAGGGTATCATGCCGCAAAACTGCGTCGTTATCAGGATCTGATAGACATACATCTCAGATCCGAAATGATGGCTTTACAACAAGGAATTATCCAGGCACAAGGCGAAATGGATTCCTTGAATGCCGACAGGTTCAAAGTGTTGAATATGCTCAATGCCAAATGGATCATTATGCCGGCACAGGATGGCGCCACTATTCCTCTGGAGAATCCGTATGCCATGGGGAATGCGTGGTTTGTAGATGATATACGTTTTGTAGAGAATGCCGACGAAGAAATCGACGCATTGGGAGCTATCGATCTCCGGAAAGAAGCAGTAGCTGATAAAAAATATGAGTCAATCCTCGCCGGCTTCCGACCGACACCGGCCGATTCGGCATCGACCATCCAGTTAACCGACTACGATTCCGATTTTGTGACTTATGCTGTAGATGCAAAAAAAGATGAACTGGCTTTGTTCTCAGAAATTTATTATCCCAAGGGATGGCAGATTACTATCGACGGACAGCCGGCAGAGATGCTGCGGGCCAACTACACCCTGCGGGCACTCCATATTCCGGCGGGACAACATACAGTCGAATTCCATTTCGATCCGCAAAGCATCAAGGTGACGGACAGCATCGCCTATGCAGCGCTGATTATCATGCTGCTCACTGTCCTCTTTCTTGTGTACAATGCGGTAAGACGCAATGATCGACCATAA